In Lachnospiraceae bacterium, one DNA window encodes the following:
- the ftsE gene encoding cell division ATP-binding protein FtsE, with product MIELSHVSKSYGTGGKAIRDLSLTIEDGEFVFITGRSGSGKSTLIKLLMKELDPTKGRIVVNDIDLGKMPRRYVPKYRRKLGVVFQDFRLLKDRTVFENVAFAQRVIGVPPKTIRETVPQMLHLVGLSSKYKAYPGQLSGGEQQRVAIARALINKPEVLLADEPTGNLDSFNTHEIMNLLDQINQRGTTVIVVTHSQEMVAEMNKRVITMDRGEVVRDEGGSGI from the coding sequence ATGATAGAATTAAGTCATGTAAGTAAATCTTATGGAACCGGCGGCAAGGCCATCCGCGACCTTTCTTTAACCATTGAGGATGGGGAGTTTGTGTTTATCACAGGCCGGAGCGGTTCTGGAAAGAGTACATTGATCAAGCTCCTGATGAAGGAGCTTGATCCTACTAAGGGACGTATTGTGGTCAATGATATAGATCTGGGGAAGATGCCCCGAAGATATGTCCCAAAATACAGGAGAAAGCTAGGTGTTGTTTTTCAGGATTTCCGTCTTTTAAAAGACCGTACTGTATTTGAAAATGTGGCTTTTGCCCAGAGAGTCATTGGTGTCCCACCAAAGACGATCCGTGAGACAGTGCCCCAGATGCTGCACCTTGTAGGTCTTTCTTCAAAATATAAGGCATACCCGGGTCAGTTGTCAGGCGGGGAACAGCAGAGAGTTGCCATTGCAAGAGCGCTTATAAATAAACCGGAGGTGCTTTTGGCAGATGAGCCTACAGGAAACCTGGACAGCTTTAATACCCATGAGATCATGAATCTTTTGGACCAGATCAATCAGAGGGGAACGACTGTTATTGTAGTGACCCACAGTCAGGAAATGGTAGCGGAGATGAATAAAAGAGTCATTACCATGGATCGTGGGGAAGTCGTCAGAGATGAGGGCGGGTCCGGGATTTAG
- the ftsX gene encoding permease-like cell division protein FtsX, with the protein MSTFLYCLKQGVINICRNIWFSLASVATISACIFLFCLFFSMVANVQHGARTAEETVGISVFFDEGMEEGKIQAIGEQIRGWSEVREAKYISASEAWESFKKEYFEGMEELADGFEADNPLANSASYEIYLKDISNQDMIVKRLEAIEGVRKVRYSSALVAGFTSAGKMIGALSAVIIGVLLAVAVFLISNTISVAAAFRRRENEIMRYIGATNFMIRAPFIVEGLILGFFGALIPLAAMAVLYKKGLMYLNTNYEMITGLFELLPLGQIFPFMAASAMGLGVGIGVIVSFLTIQRHLRV; encoded by the coding sequence ATGAGTACATTTTTATATTGCCTGAAACAGGGCGTTATTAATATATGCAGGAATATATGGTTTTCCCTGGCGTCTGTGGCAACCATTTCTGCATGTATTTTTTTATTTTGTCTGTTTTTTTCCATGGTAGCCAATGTGCAGCATGGAGCCAGGACTGCTGAAGAGACTGTAGGTATTTCTGTATTTTTTGATGAGGGAATGGAAGAAGGAAAGATACAGGCTATAGGAGAGCAGATCCGTGGTTGGAGTGAAGTGCGGGAGGCAAAATATATATCTGCCAGTGAAGCCTGGGAATCTTTTAAAAAGGAATATTTTGAAGGAATGGAAGAACTGGCAGATGGTTTTGAGGCGGACAATCCCCTGGCTAATTCTGCCTCTTATGAGATATATTTAAAGGATATTTCAAACCAGGATATGATTGTAAAACGTCTGGAAGCCATAGAAGGTGTACGTAAGGTCCGTTATTCCAGTGCTCTGGTAGCCGGCTTTACCAGTGCAGGAAAGATGATAGGTGCTTTATCGGCAGTTATCATCGGAGTGCTTCTGGCAGTTGCAGTTTTCCTGATCAGTAATACCATTTCTGTAGCAGCTGCTTTCAGAAGACGGGAAAATGAGATCATGCGTTATATTGGTGCTACCAATTTTATGATCCGTGCTCCTTTTATTGTAGAAGGCCTGATTTTAGGCTTTTTTGGCGCATTGATCCCCCTGGCGGCTATGGCGGTTCTCTATAAAAAAGGACTGATGTATCTGAATACCAATTATGAGATGATAACAGGATTATTTGAACTTCTGCCTCTTGGACAGATTTTTCCGTTTATGGCAGCTTCTGCCATGGGCTTAGGTGTAGGGATCGGTGTGATCGTCAGTTTCCTGACCATTCAGAGACATCTGCGCGTATAG
- a CDS encoding peptidoglycan DD-metalloendopeptidase family protein, with protein MGCVLGFSCVFSSYATNADLKDAKNKMSSLQEEKKKVQDTLKQLEGLKSDAAAYVKELDKKLTSLDAELSQLEKDISAKESQIKDTKAELEEAKAVEKEQYASMKLRIQYMYENGNVSFADSIMTSKDASQLLNRAEYASQIASYDRKMLKEYQAAKEKVNQKEQDLEAEHANLLELQDTTEAKQASVQELMSSKQKELSSYNSQISSAQSSIDQYDADIKAQENQMKAIEAEMKRREEEARKKAEAQKKTYKVTNLGNISFKWPCPSSGRITSGFGERTSPTEGASTNHKGIDISASTGAPIVAAADGEVVIATYSYSAGNYIMIDHGGGVSTVYMHCSQLLASKGQKVKKGQTIARVGSTGYSTGPHLHFGIRSGGSYVNPSNYVSP; from the coding sequence ATGGGCTGCGTCCTTGGCTTTAGCTGTGTTTTTTCTTCGTATGCGACCAATGCTGATCTGAAGGATGCAAAAAATAAAATGTCCTCTCTTCAGGAAGAAAAGAAAAAGGTACAGGATACCTTAAAACAGTTAGAAGGCCTGAAATCCGATGCAGCGGCTTATGTAAAAGAGCTGGATAAGAAATTGACTTCCCTGGATGCAGAATTGAGCCAGTTGGAGAAGGATATTTCGGCAAAGGAAAGCCAGATTAAGGATACAAAAGCGGAACTGGAAGAAGCAAAAGCAGTGGAAAAAGAACAGTATGCTTCTATGAAGCTGCGTATCCAGTATATGTATGAAAATGGAAATGTCAGCTTTGCAGACAGCATCATGACTTCTAAAGATGCATCCCAGCTGTTAAACCGGGCGGAGTATGCAAGCCAGATCGCTTCCTACGACCGGAAAATGTTAAAAGAGTATCAGGCTGCAAAGGAAAAGGTAAACCAGAAGGAACAGGATCTGGAGGCAGAGCATGCCAACCTGTTAGAGCTTCAGGATACTACCGAGGCCAAACAGGCGTCGGTGCAGGAACTGATGAGTTCAAAGCAGAAAGAGCTTTCTTCTTATAACAGCCAGATCAGTTCTGCCCAGAGCAGTATTGACCAGTATGATGCAGATATTAAAGCCCAGGAAAACCAGATGAAGGCTATTGAGGCGGAGATGAAGCGCAGGGAAGAAGAAGCCAGAAAGAAAGCAGAAGCCCAGAAAAAGACGTATAAGGTGACAAATCTGGGGAATATTAGCTTTAAATGGCCATGCCCATCCAGTGGACGTATCACCTCTGGCTTTGGAGAAAGAACCTCACCTACAGAGGGGGCCTCTACCAATCACAAGGGGATAGATATTTCAGCCAGTACCGGTGCCCCCATTGTGGCGGCTGCCGATGGTGAGGTAGTGATCGCTACATACAGTTATTCAGCGGGAAATTATATCATGATCGACCATGGCGGCGGTGTCAGCACAGTATACATGCATTGTTCCCAGCTTCTTGCAAGCAAGGGGCAGAAGGTGAAAAAGGGACAGACGATTGCAAGAGTGGGATCTACTGGGTATTCTACCGGTCCCCATCTGCATTTTGGTATCCGTTCCGGTGGGAGCTATGTAAATCCAAGCAATTATGTAAGTCCATAG